AAGTCCCCATCCGGTCCGGATGGGGACTTTCTCTCTTTTTTATGCCGCGTATCCTAAGAGGGCCCTGCCGTAGTCGCTGAGATAGGGCTCCATGAATTCCCGGGATATCTGGAACTGCTGGGGGCCGGCGGCATAGCAGGCCAGCTCATAGGGGGAAAATCCCACCTCCATCCCTTCCTCATTGAAGGAGACGGCATAATTGGGCCAACAGGCCACAATTTCATCGTAATCATCCCAATACAGCGGGTCCCCCGGTCCAATCTGAGCCAAAATCTCCCGGGCCACCGCCTCTGTGAAAGCGGCCTGGTCGGCGGCAAGCTCCAGCGGGCCGATGAATCTCCGGCCGGTCAGATCGTAGTTCCAGCCCAGCAGCACGGTCATTCCGTGGGCTCCGCCGCTGTAGTCATAGTAACGCCCGCTGATGCTGATGAGGTCGGTGGTCATATAGGAGGTAAACGAGAGGTCGTATAAAAATTCACGGCTCCAAACGGCCTCGCTTTGAGCAGTCTCCCGCTCCGCCTTCCAGTCCTCATAAAACGCGCGGGCCTCGTCCGCCTTCTCCTGGAAATCCTCACCGCTGAGCCACTCTTCAAAGCGTCCGTTGAACGTCTCAAGGTTGGCGGCCACATCGTCATCCTGACAGGCCCAGGGTTCTCCGCCTTCATCCCATGCAGTCAGATGGGGCACCTCATAGCGGTAGTTGACCAGCAGCGCTCCGTCCTCATCATAGACCGTGTCGGCGCGGATCTGACTTTCCACCGTATAGGCGGCCGTTTGGACAGCAGCGCCGTAGACGGCGGATTTCTCCACCGACTGGGAGATTTTCTCCGCCGCAGGCTCTTTTTTCAGCGGCGCTTCCTCCGATTCCGGCGGGACGCTGGCGCAGCCGGCCATCAGACAAAGAGCGCAGAACAGGGCGATCAGCTTTTCCATAGAAAACGCTCCTTTTCAGGGAGTTTGGATGCGTGGTCCTGTTGTCCATTCGCTGCCGCCGGATGCCTGGCGGAGAGATGGGTAGGCAAGGGCATAGAGGTCGGTGGCCCGGACCTCCATCAAAAAGACTCGGTTTGCCTCTGGCGAGAGGCCGCGCACATCGGCGGGCTTGGTCAGCACCGGCAGCGCGGCACATCGGCGCATCCGGGCCAGCAGCTCCCGTCCCCGGGGACCGGCGGCCAGCACCCGGAGGTATGGAATATCCTCCGGCAGGTCCCGCAGCTCCAGATAGGCCCGCAGCAGCATCCGGCGCAGCCGCGCCATGGGATAGCGTTTGGTCTTGACGGCGCACAGCAGCTCCTCCACCGTGGTGCAGGAGTTGGCCGCGTCGTAAAACCGGTGGTAGAGGCCCTCCGCCCCCTCGTCATAGAGCGCCCAGTCCGCCTCTTCCATGGTCCGCAGGCGGGCCAGCACCGCCCTTTCACAAACCGACAGGTCCACGGGGGCGCGGCCGATGACAATCTCCTCCCGGTAGAGCCGGGCCATGTCGGGGGTCATGTATCGGTCCGCCTCTTTCCCATCCAAAAGCAGTGCGCGGATGGCCGAGGCGGATGCGATTCCCCCCACCGCCTCGCCGTCGTGTCCGGCGCCGGTGCGTAAAATGGCCAGCGGCTCAATCCGCGGTGCAAGCTGCGCCAGCGCTTTGCAGTATTCCACACCCAACGTGTCATTGGGCTGTTCCAGTCTATGCGCCCGCGTGCCCAAAAGCTGCTCCAGCGCCCGCTGGCGGGCACGGGGAAAGCTGTCCCCCGACCGCAGCTCCCGGCGCAAAAGCGGTGGAAATTCCGGCCGCAGCAGGCCCCGGGCCAGCTCCATCAGTGATAAAGCGTCGCCGCTTTCGCTGCCGAAGGAGAGGTGGCTCACAACGCCGGTGGCCTGCAAAACTCTGACTCCGCCCTGGGCAAACCGCTCCGCCGAGGCAAGGGCCCAGGGAAGGGGCAGTTCCAGCACCAAATCCGCTCCCGCGCTGACCGCCGCCTCCGCACGCACATGCTTGCGGACAATGGCGAAGGCTCCCCGCTGGACAAAGTTCCCGCTCATCACGCAGACGATGGGCGTCTCCTCCCCCAACAGGGCGCGGGTGCGCTCCATCTGATACTGGTGGCCCAGATGAAGTGGATTATATTCTGCTATTATACCTGCCGCCCCCATGGACTTCCCCCTCAAAAAGTGACAATTGGTTACAATTTTTTCATCCAAAAACCGCAAAGTCCAGGAAAATAACGGTTGTATCCAGGAAAATTTTTGTTATAATGAAGGTGTTGTCCCGAAAATAGCGGGAAAACTGATTGTTATTATTTTATATCATTTGCGGGCGTTACGCAAGCGTCTGGAAAAAAGGAGTTAAAAACATGAACGTATTAGTCATCAACGCCGGAAGTTCTTCCCTGAAGTATCAGCTGCTCAATCCCGACAGCGGCGCGGTGCTGGCCAAGGGCCTGTGCGAGCGCATCGGCATCGACGGCAAATTCACCTATAAGCCCCAGGTGGAAGGCAAGGAAGCGCTGAAGGAAGTGGACGTGGCCATGCCCACTCACTCCGAAGCCATCCAGGCTGTGCTGGACGCTCTGGTGGACGCCAAAAACGGCGTGATCGCCTCCATGAAGGAGATCGACGCTGTGGGCCACCGCGTGGTTCACGGCGGCGAGGCCTTCAACAAATCCGTCCTCATCACCGACGACGTGATGCGCGCCATCGAGGACTGCATCCCCCTGGCCCCCCTTCACAACCCCGCCAACCTGACCGGTATCCGCGCCTGCGAGAAGGTTATGCCCGGCGTACCCATGGTGGCCGTGTTCGACACCGCCTTCCATCAGACCATGCCCGCCAAGGCCTATATGTACGCCCTGCCCTACGAGTACTATGAGACTGACAAGGTCCGCCGCTACGGCTTCCACGGCACCAGTCACAAGTATGTGGCCGGCCGTGCCGCCGCCATGTTAGGCAAAAAGAGCGAGGATCTGAAGCTGATCTCCTGCCACCTTGGCAACGGCTCCTCCGTCACCGCCGTGGACGGCGGAAAGAGCGTGGACACCTCCATGGGCTTTACGCCCCTGGCCGGCCTGCCCATGGGCACCCGCTCCGGCGACCTGGACGCCGGTATCCTTGAGTATCTGATGACCAAGTACAACATGGACATCAAGGAGATGGTCTCCATTCTGAACAAGAAGTCCGGCGTGTTGGGCGTCAGCGGCGTCAGCTCCGACTTCCGTGATCTGGAGAACGCAGGCAAGGAGGGCAATGAGCGGGCCTCCCTGTCCGTGGAGATGTTCAACTACGGCGTCAAGAAGCTCATCGGCTCCTATGCCGCCGCCATGGGCGGCGTGGATGCCATCATCTTCACCGCCGGCGTGGGCGAGAACTCCGCCTCCCAGCGCCTGGCCATTGCCTCTGATCTGGAGTTCATGGGCGTGAAGATGGACGCCGAGGCCAACAAGGTCCGCGGTGAAGAGACCGTGATCTCCGCCCCCGACTCCAAGGTCAAGGTCCTGCTGATCCCCACCAATGAAGAGCTGATGATCGCGATGGACACCGCGACCATCGTCTCCGGGAAATAAGTGCCTTCCAGAAAGGGGCGGGCCTTGGGTCCGCCCCTTTTTTTGATTTCACCTTCCCAAATCAGAGACGGAGCACGCTCCGTCTTCAGCAAAGGAGCCACTATGAAAATTGGTCTGCAATTCGCCATGCCCTCGGAGCTACACGCCCTGCCCGGCGCCCGGGACCTTGTACCGCTGGAAACCGTGTCCGGCATCCCGGTCTTTGAGGTGGCGGAGGGAATCTTGGCCTGCGCGGGAGGCGTGGGTAAGGTGAACGCCGCCATGGCCGCTGAGCTCTTGTGCCTGCACTGCGGCGTGGAGCTGATCCTCAACGCCGGCGTGGCCGGGTGCTGCCGGGACCTGCCCATCGGCACGCTGGTGCTGGCCAGGGACTTTGTACAGCACGACGTGGACACCTCCGCCGTGGGCGACCCGATCGGCCTGGTCTCCACCGTCAACCGGGTGGAATTTCCCACCTGGCGGCCGGAGCACTGCCAGGCTCTTCTGCGTCAGCTGGGCTTCTCCGCCCAACTGGGCCGGGTGGCCACCGGGGACTGGTTTGCCGTGGGCGGGGATCGGGCCCGCCGGGTGCGGGATACCTTCTCCCCCACTCTTTGCGAAATGGAGGGCGGAGCCATCGCTCAGGTCTGCCTGCGCAGCGGTGTGCGCTTTGTCTCCCTGAAGTCCGTGTCCGACCGGCTGTTTTCTGAAAAGCAGGCGGAGGAATATTTTGATTTCAGCCAGGCCCTAAAAGCCTTGGGCAGGGTGGTGCTGCCCTTTGCCAAAAAACTGCAGGAGGAATTCTGATATGGACCGCATCGCCAGCTTTACCGTGGATCACAACAGCCTGCTGCCCGGGCTCTACTTCTCCCGCCGGGACGCAGACATCATTACCTTCGACCTCCGCTTTAAGAAGCCCAACACCGGCGATCTGCTCTCCAACAGCGAGCTCCACTCCACAGAGCACCTCATCGCCACGCTGCTGCGCAACGCACCGGAACAAGAGGCCGTGATCTATTTCGGCCCCATGGGCTGTCAGACCGGCTTCTACTTTCTCTTTGACAACCGCCTGCTCTGCTGCGAGGATGCGGTGGAGCTTTTAAAGCGGGTCTTTCAGCAGGCCGCCGGCTTTGACGGCGAGCTGCCCGGAAAGAGCGCCGCCGAGTGCGGAAATTATGTAAACTTAAACGTGGAGGCCGCAAAATCGGTCTGCAAGTGGTACGCGGAGCTGATCGCCGGCTGGACCGTGGAGCAGCTGTCCTATACCAATGCGTAAAAAGGAGTGTCCGCTATGAGCCGTTCCCCCCGATTGATGCTTCTGCCCCGGACTCTCCAGGCCGCTGGAGGGCTTTTTGTGGCGGCGTTCGGCATCTATCTGACCATCCAGGCCAACATCGGGCTGGCGCCCTGGGACGCTTTGAATATGGGGCTCTCCCGGTGTTTTGGGATCAGCTATGGGACCGCCTCCATTCTCCTGAGCGTCTTTGTGGTGGGGGCCGACCTGCTGTTAGGGGAGCGGATCGGCATGGGCACGCTCTTGGACGCGGTTCTGGTGGGACTCAGCATAGACCTGTTCACCGCGTTGGAGGCAGTGCCTCTTCAAACCTCTCTGCCCGTCTCTTTTGCGGTACTGGTTCTGGGTCTTTTTATCATCGCCGTCGGGCAGCTCATCTATATGCGCTCCGCGCTGTGCTGCGGCCCCCGGGATTCCCTGCTGGTGGCCTTAGGAAAACGGATGCGCCGCCTCCCCATCGGAACGGTGAATGTCATACTGCTTGGGATGGTGATCTGCGCCGCGTGGCTGCTCAGGGGACCCATCGGCATGGGGACCCTGGTTTCCGTCTTCGGCCTGGGCGCAGCCATGCAGGCGGTGTTCCGTCTCTTCCGCTTTGAGCCCCGGGACGTGCGCCACACGGACTTTTTGGAGATGGGGCGTTTGCTCTGCGGCCGCGCCGCGCCACAGGATCAAAAGGTCTGAGACGGTTTGCCGCAAAAGTGCCGGGATTCCCCTGTTTTTTTGCAAATTTCTTCCGGAATCCATTGACAAGCCGGGTATTCGCTGATATACTTGATAAGCCGCTTTGAATGGGTTGACAAGTGAGAAGACTTCTCCGCCCCCGACAGCGAGTCCGTAATAAAGGAAAGAGAGGTGCAAAGTATGCACGCAATCATTGAAACCGGCGGTAAGCAGTACAAGGTCGCCGAAGGCGATGTCCTGTTCATCGAAAAGCTGCCCGCAGAGGCCGGCGACAGCGTCACCTTCGACCGTGTCCTGGCTGTCCTGGACGGTGAGAACACCAAGTTCGGCGCTCCCGCAGTGGAAGGCGCCAAGGTGGAGGCCTCTGTCGTGAAGAACGGCAAGGGCAAGAAGATCCGTATTTTCAAGTACAATCCCAAGAAGGGCTATCGTAAGCGTCAGGGCCATCGTCAGCCTTATACCAAGGTGACGATCGGCAAGATCTCCCTCTAAGAGGATGACCACCGTTACGTTCCATTTGGAGGGCAATCGGATCGTGGGCTTTGAAAGCCGGGGCCACAGCGGTTACGCCGAGGCCGGGGCGGACATCGTCTGCGCATCCATCACCGCGGTCATCACCTTGGTCGAGGCCACCGTCAACGACGTGATGGGCCTGGCCGCAGCGGTGAAGATCAGTGAGCGGGACGCGAAACTTTCGCTCCGGCTGCCCGGGGGGCTCTCCCCCACGGCGGAATCCACCTGTCAGACGCTTTTGACGGGGCTGATGGTCTATCTCTCTCAATTGCACGAGGATTACCCGGACTATGTCGAGGTGCTGGAGGGCTGACCTCCTCCCTCTTCCAACATCATCTTACAGAAAGGATGGTACTTTGCTATGATCCGTATTGGTCTGCAGTTTTTCGCTCATAAAAAAGGTATGGGCTCCACCAAGAACGGCCGTGATTCCGAGTCCAAGCGCCTTGGGCCCAAGCGTGCCGACGGTCAGTTTGTCAAGGCCGGCAACATCTTGGTTCGTCAGCGCGGTACGCACATTCATCCCGGTGTGAACGTTGGCAAGGGCAGCGACGACACGCTGTTTGCCACCGCCTCCGGCGTCGTTCGTTTTGAGCGCCTGGGTAAAGATCGCAAGCAGGTCTCTGTTTACGAAGCCCAGTAATGAGATTGTGAGAAGAGCCTCGAACGTTCCGTTCGGGGCTCTTTGTCCTTCCCGGACGTATGGCCGGGGCGTCAATTGGCATACTAAAGAGAAAACGGAGGGTTCCCATGGCGACATCTTTTATCGATAAGGCCCGCATCACCGTCCGCGCGGGCAAGGGCGGCAACGGCGCGGTCTCCTTCCACCGGGAAAAATACGTGGCCGCAGGCGGTCCCGACGGCGGCGACGGCGGCCAGGGCGGCTCCATCATCGTCCAAGTGGACGACAACATGTCCACGCTGATGGATTTCCGCTATAAGCGCAAGTACGTGGCGGAAAACGGTGTGGACGGCCAGGGCGCCCGCAAGTCCGGAAAGGACGGGAAATCCCTGACCATCAAAGTCCCCCGGGGCACGCTGATCCGTGACGCGGAGACCAATGAGATCATCAGGGACATGTCGGACTCAGAGCCCTTTGTCCTCTGCCGGGGCGGCAAGGGGGGCTGGGGCAACACCCATTTTGCCACCCCCACCCGCCAGGTGCCCCGCTTTGCCAAGGCGGGACTGCCCGGAGAATCCCACGATGTGATCCTGGAGCTGAAGCTGCTGGCGGACGTGGGACTGGTGGGCTTTCCCAACGTGGGCAAATCCACGCTGCTCAGCGTGGTTTCCAAAGCCCAGCCCAAGATCGCCAACTACCACTTCACCACCCTCTACCCCAACCTGGGCGTGGTGTATGTGGACGAGGGCGTCAGCTTTGTCATGGCGGACATCCCCGGCATCATTGAGGGTGCCAGCGACGGCGCCGGTTTGGGCCACGACTTCCTCAGGCACATCGACCGCTGCCGCCTGCTGGTCCACGTGGTGGACGTCTCCGGCAGCGAGGGACGGGACCCGGTGGCGGACTTCGACGCCATCTGCGAGGAGCTGAAGCAGTACAGCCCCGAGCTGGCCGTCCGCCCCCAGATCGTGGCGGCCAACAAAACCGACATCTGCGAGACGGCGGAGAACGTGGATGTGCTCCGCCGCCATGTGGAAGCTCTTGGTTATCCTCTCTATGAGATTTCCGCCGCCTCCCACAAGGGCACCCGGGAACTGGTGCAGAAGGTGGCTCAGGCCCTCTCCGCCCTGCCGCCCGTGGCGGTCTACGAGCCGGAGTATGTGCCCCGGCCCGCCGAGGTGGACACTTCCGCACCTTTGAACATCGAGGTGGTGGACGGCGTCTGGATCGTGGAGGGGCCCTGGCTCCAGCGGCTCATCGCCAACACCAATTTCGGCGATTATGAAAGCCGCAACTGGTTCGACAAGATGCTCCGGGAGTCCGGGCTCTTTGACCGGATGGAGGAGATGGGCATTCAGGACGGCGACACCGTGTCCATGTACAACTTGGAATTCGACTACCAGCGTTAAGCTTTTTACGTCCCTGGGCCGGAGCAGATCACTGCTCCGGCCCTTTTGCCATCTGTTCAGTGGATTGACAGCGCCCCGCTTTGCCCGTATACTGGGATAAGACCCAACAAGTTCAGGCGCCCTTACCCGGCGCCGGCAATCCGGGAGGACCTATGACGGCTGCATATCTGGGAGTCGTCTTTTTGACGATCGTTCTGCTGCTGGCCTTTCACCGCCCCCTCTATCAGGCCATCCTTGGCGGCGTGGTGATGACGGCGCTGCTCTACCGCATACCGGCGCTGGCTGTCCTCCACCGGGTGCTCCGGGTCTTCACCGATCGCGGCTCCTGTTCCGTGCTGATATCCCTGTATCTCATCACCTACCTCCAGCGGATGCTGGAGCGGCGCAGCCTCATCAAACAGGCCCAGCAGGACCTGAATGGCCTTTTTCACAACCGCCGCGTCAATGTGGCCGGCGCCTCCATGTTCATCGGTCTGCTTCCCTCCGCGGCGGCCATGATTCTCTGCGGCGATATTGTCAAAGACGCCACCGACGGCTATCTCACGCCCAAAGAGCAGGCCGTGACCACCAGCTGGTTCCGCCACATCCCGGAGAGCTCTCTGCCCACCTATGCCGGAGTGCTTCTGATCTGCAATCTGTCCGGCGTGGCTCTGCCCCGGTTTCTGCTGGCCATGCTGGCGCCTGTTTGCGTGCTGGTTCTGTTGGGCTACCTGCCCTATCTGCGCAAGCTGCCCAAGGACCCGGGCTCAGCGCCCAGCTCCAGCCGGCGGCTGGACGCGCTGCATCTGCTCCAGCACCTGTGGCCCCTGCTACTGATCCTCTTCCTCATTCTGGCCTGCGGCCTGGGTGTGGTGGAGGCCGTTTTGATCTCCATTGCAGCCATGGCCATCCTCTGCCGCTTTTCACCCCGTGAGCTTCTTGCCATGGTGTCCAGTGCCTTTGAGGCCAAGCTGCTGTTCAGCACCTTTTTGGTTCTGGTCCTGAAGGAGCTGATCGCCTACACCGGCGTTTTGGAGCTGCTCCCCGACTTGTTGGGCAATCTTCCCATTCCCACCTACCTGATCTTTGTGCTGCTGTTTTTCCTGGGCACCATCATCAGCGGCACCAGCGGGATCATCGCCCTGGGCACGCCCCTGGCCTTTGCCGCCATGGACGGCGGAGTGCCGCTGGTGGTGCTGCTCATGTGCATCTGCCACGCGGCCAGCCAGCTCTCTCCCACCCACGTATGTCTTGTGGTGGCGGCGGATTACTTCCACATCTCCCTTGGGGAGCTGATCCGCAAGACGGTGCCGCTGTCGCTGTT
This window of the Dysosmobacter acutus genome carries:
- a CDS encoding 5'-methylthioadenosine/S-adenosylhomocysteine nucleosidase, encoding MKIGLQFAMPSELHALPGARDLVPLETVSGIPVFEVAEGILACAGGVGKVNAAMAAELLCLHCGVELILNAGVAGCCRDLPIGTLVLARDFVQHDVDTSAVGDPIGLVSTVNRVEFPTWRPEHCQALLRQLGFSAQLGRVATGDWFAVGGDRARRVRDTFSPTLCEMEGGAIAQVCLRSGVRFVSLKSVSDRLFSEKQAEEYFDFSQALKALGRVVLPFAKKLQEEF
- a CDS encoding acetate/propionate family kinase, whose product is MNVLVINAGSSSLKYQLLNPDSGAVLAKGLCERIGIDGKFTYKPQVEGKEALKEVDVAMPTHSEAIQAVLDALVDAKNGVIASMKEIDAVGHRVVHGGEAFNKSVLITDDVMRAIEDCIPLAPLHNPANLTGIRACEKVMPGVPMVAVFDTAFHQTMPAKAYMYALPYEYYETDKVRRYGFHGTSHKYVAGRAAAMLGKKSEDLKLISCHLGNGSSVTAVDGGKSVDTSMGFTPLAGLPMGTRSGDLDAGILEYLMTKYNMDIKEMVSILNKKSGVLGVSGVSSDFRDLENAGKEGNERASLSVEMFNYGVKKLIGSYAAAMGGVDAIIFTAGVGENSASQRLAIASDLEFMGVKMDAEANKVRGEETVISAPDSKVKVLLIPTNEELMIAMDTATIVSGK
- a CDS encoding DUF401 family protein — its product is MTAAYLGVVFLTIVLLLAFHRPLYQAILGGVVMTALLYRIPALAVLHRVLRVFTDRGSCSVLISLYLITYLQRMLERRSLIKQAQQDLNGLFHNRRVNVAGASMFIGLLPSAAAMILCGDIVKDATDGYLTPKEQAVTTSWFRHIPESSLPTYAGVLLICNLSGVALPRFLLAMLAPVCVLVLLGYLPYLRKLPKDPGSAPSSSRRLDALHLLQHLWPLLLILFLILACGLGVVEAVLISIAAMAILCRFSPRELLAMVSSAFEAKLLFSTFLVLVLKELIAYTGVLELLPDLLGNLPIPTYLIFVLLFFLGTIISGTSGIIALGTPLAFAAMDGGVPLVVLLMCICHAASQLSPTHVCLVVAADYFHISLGELIRKTVPLSLLFCLLMIGYYHLLLLL
- a CDS encoding YczE/YyaS/YitT family protein, which translates into the protein MSRSPRLMLLPRTLQAAGGLFVAAFGIYLTIQANIGLAPWDALNMGLSRCFGISYGTASILLSVFVVGADLLLGERIGMGTLLDAVLVGLSIDLFTALEAVPLQTSLPVSFAVLVLGLFIIAVGQLIYMRSALCCGPRDSLLVALGKRMRRLPIGTVNVILLGMVICAAWLLRGPIGMGTLVSVFGLGAAMQAVFRLFRFEPRDVRHTDFLEMGRLLCGRAAPQDQKV
- the obgE gene encoding GTPase ObgE, producing the protein MATSFIDKARITVRAGKGGNGAVSFHREKYVAAGGPDGGDGGQGGSIIVQVDDNMSTLMDFRYKRKYVAENGVDGQGARKSGKDGKSLTIKVPRGTLIRDAETNEIIRDMSDSEPFVLCRGGKGGWGNTHFATPTRQVPRFAKAGLPGESHDVILELKLLADVGLVGFPNVGKSTLLSVVSKAQPKIANYHFTTLYPNLGVVYVDEGVSFVMADIPGIIEGASDGAGLGHDFLRHIDRCRLLVHVVDVSGSEGRDPVADFDAICEELKQYSPELAVRPQIVAANKTDICETAENVDVLRRHVEALGYPLYEISAASHKGTRELVQKVAQALSALPPVAVYEPEYVPRPAEVDTSAPLNIEVVDGVWIVEGPWLQRLIANTNFGDYESRNWFDKMLRESGLFDRMEEMGIQDGDTVSMYNLEFDYQR
- the rpmA gene encoding 50S ribosomal protein L27; protein product: MIRIGLQFFAHKKGMGSTKNGRDSESKRLGPKRADGQFVKAGNILVRQRGTHIHPGVNVGKGSDDTLFATASGVVRFERLGKDRKQVSVYEAQ
- a CDS encoding tRNA(Met) cytidine acetate ligase, with protein sequence MGAAGIIAEYNPLHLGHQYQMERTRALLGEETPIVCVMSGNFVQRGAFAIVRKHVRAEAAVSAGADLVLELPLPWALASAERFAQGGVRVLQATGVVSHLSFGSESGDALSLMELARGLLRPEFPPLLRRELRSGDSFPRARQRALEQLLGTRAHRLEQPNDTLGVEYCKALAQLAPRIEPLAILRTGAGHDGEAVGGIASASAIRALLLDGKEADRYMTPDMARLYREEIVIGRAPVDLSVCERAVLARLRTMEEADWALYDEGAEGLYHRFYDAANSCTTVEELLCAVKTKRYPMARLRRMLLRAYLELRDLPEDIPYLRVLAAGPRGRELLARMRRCAALPVLTKPADVRGLSPEANRVFLMEVRATDLYALAYPSLRQASGGSEWTTGPRIQTP
- the rplU gene encoding 50S ribosomal protein L21 — encoded protein: MHAIIETGGKQYKVAEGDVLFIEKLPAEAGDSVTFDRVLAVLDGENTKFGAPAVEGAKVEASVVKNGKGKKIRIFKYNPKKGYRKRQGHRQPYTKVTIGKISL
- a CDS encoding ribosomal-processing cysteine protease Prp encodes the protein MTTVTFHLEGNRIVGFESRGHSGYAEAGADIVCASITAVITLVEATVNDVMGLAAAVKISERDAKLSLRLPGGLSPTAESTCQTLLTGLMVYLSQLHEDYPDYVEVLEG
- a CDS encoding DUF3298 and DUF4163 domain-containing protein, with product MEKLIALFCALCLMAGCASVPPESEEAPLKKEPAAEKISQSVEKSAVYGAAVQTAAYTVESQIRADTVYDEDGALLVNYRYEVPHLTAWDEGGEPWACQDDDVAANLETFNGRFEEWLSGEDFQEKADEARAFYEDWKAERETAQSEAVWSREFLYDLSFTSYMTTDLISISGRYYDYSGGAHGMTVLLGWNYDLTGRRFIGPLELAADQAAFTEAVAREILAQIGPGDPLYWDDYDEIVACWPNYAVSFNEEGMEVGFSPYELACYAAGPQQFQISREFMEPYLSDYGRALLGYAA
- a CDS encoding S-ribosylhomocysteine lyase: MDRIASFTVDHNSLLPGLYFSRRDADIITFDLRFKKPNTGDLLSNSELHSTEHLIATLLRNAPEQEAVIYFGPMGCQTGFYFLFDNRLLCCEDAVELLKRVFQQAAGFDGELPGKSAAECGNYVNLNVEAAKSVCKWYAELIAGWTVEQLSYTNA